One genomic region from Catenulispora sp. EB89 encodes:
- a CDS encoding isopenicillin N synthase family dioxygenase, protein MTQQLPVIDLSLAGGSAEERGRLHQTLRTAATDVGFFQLVGHGVTETETTALGDAMRSFFALPKADRLAVSNLNSPHFRGYTSTGDEQTAGARDWRDQMDIGLELPPRVPGAGEPAYWWLQGPNQWPEKLPQLRTATLGWIDKLSAVSQRLLHELLASIGARPDFYDDAFAGHPHLRLKLVRYPGTAPDGAAQGVGTHKDYGFITLLLQDSVGGLQVARPDGSFLDVPPMPGAFVVNLGELLEVATDGYLKATSHRVVSPAGARERFSVPFFYNPRLDAQIEPLEFPHAHHAPGADDDPSNPLYAEFGRNELKGYLRAHPEVTKKFHADLATA, encoded by the coding sequence GTGACGCAGCAACTGCCGGTGATCGACCTGTCGCTGGCCGGCGGGTCCGCCGAGGAGCGGGGCAGGCTGCACCAAACGCTGCGCACCGCAGCCACTGACGTCGGCTTCTTCCAGCTCGTCGGCCATGGCGTCACCGAAACCGAGACCACCGCGCTAGGCGACGCGATGCGCTCGTTCTTCGCGCTGCCGAAGGCCGACCGGCTGGCGGTCAGCAACCTCAACTCGCCGCACTTCCGCGGCTACACGAGCACCGGCGACGAGCAGACCGCCGGCGCCCGGGACTGGCGCGACCAGATGGACATCGGGCTGGAGCTGCCGCCGCGCGTGCCGGGGGCCGGGGAGCCGGCGTACTGGTGGTTGCAGGGCCCCAACCAGTGGCCGGAGAAGCTGCCCCAGCTGCGGACGGCGACGCTGGGGTGGATCGACAAGCTCAGCGCGGTCTCGCAGCGGCTGCTGCACGAGCTGCTGGCCTCGATCGGCGCCCGGCCGGACTTCTACGACGACGCCTTCGCCGGGCATCCGCACCTGCGGCTGAAGCTGGTGCGCTATCCCGGTACCGCGCCGGACGGCGCCGCTCAGGGCGTCGGCACGCACAAGGACTACGGCTTCATCACGCTGCTGCTCCAAGACTCGGTCGGCGGGCTCCAGGTGGCGCGGCCGGACGGGTCGTTCCTGGACGTGCCGCCGATGCCGGGGGCGTTCGTGGTGAACCTCGGGGAGCTGCTGGAGGTGGCCACGGACGGGTATCTGAAGGCGACGAGCCACCGCGTGGTGAGCCCGGCCGGGGCGCGGGAGCGGTTCTCGGTGCCGTTCTTCTACAACCCGCGGCTGGACGCGCAAATCGAGCCGCTGGAGTTCCCGCACGCGCACCACGCGCCCGGGGCCGACGACGACCCGTCGAACCCGCTGTACGCGGAGTTCGGGCGCAACGAGCTGAAGGGCTATCTGCGCGCGCATCCGGAGGTGACGAAGAAGTTCCACGCGGATCTGGCGACCGCGTAG
- a CDS encoding LLM class flavin-dependent oxidoreductase, with translation MKYSLLDVAAVAPGEHPGEALHGAVPLALAAERGGYERVWYAEHHNMPAIASAATSVLIAHVAANTGHIRLGAGGVMLPNHSPLVIAEQFGTLAALHPGRIDLGLGRAPGSDQATMRALRRSPESADSFPQDVLELQGFLSGDTRIPGVRATPGDGSNVPLYILGSSLFGAQLAAALGLPYAFASHFAPDALATATEIYRAEYRPSPANPEPYLIVAANLIAADTEEEAEIQYQAALRWRAKRFLLRADAELSDAELDQLLATPAGEHVRGMMRVTAAGTPEQAAEYLERLAKQTSADEVILAPASPQRAQRIRSVELMPAPSRQAAKAS, from the coding sequence ATGAAGTATTCGCTGCTCGACGTCGCCGCGGTCGCGCCCGGCGAGCATCCGGGCGAGGCCCTGCACGGCGCGGTGCCGCTGGCGCTGGCCGCCGAGCGCGGGGGCTACGAGCGCGTCTGGTACGCCGAGCACCACAACATGCCGGCCATCGCCTCCGCGGCCACCAGCGTGCTGATCGCGCACGTCGCGGCGAACACCGGGCACATCCGGCTGGGCGCCGGCGGCGTGATGCTGCCGAACCACTCGCCGCTGGTCATCGCCGAGCAGTTCGGGACGCTCGCGGCGCTGCACCCGGGCCGGATCGACCTGGGGCTGGGCCGCGCGCCGGGCTCGGACCAGGCCACGATGCGGGCGCTGCGGCGCAGCCCGGAGTCGGCGGACAGCTTCCCGCAGGACGTGCTGGAGCTGCAGGGCTTCCTGTCCGGGGACACGCGGATCCCGGGGGTCCGCGCGACGCCGGGCGACGGCTCGAACGTGCCGCTGTACATCCTGGGCTCCTCGCTGTTCGGGGCGCAGCTGGCCGCCGCGCTGGGGCTGCCGTACGCGTTCGCCTCGCACTTCGCGCCGGACGCGCTGGCCACGGCCACCGAGATCTACCGCGCGGAGTACCGGCCGAGCCCGGCGAACCCGGAGCCGTACCTGATCGTGGCGGCGAACCTGATCGCGGCCGACACCGAGGAGGAGGCCGAGATCCAGTACCAGGCCGCACTGCGGTGGCGGGCCAAGCGGTTCCTGCTGCGCGCCGACGCCGAGCTCAGCGACGCTGAGCTGGACCAGCTGCTGGCGACCCCGGCCGGGGAGCACGTGCGGGGCATGATGCGGGTCACCGCCGCCGGGACGCCGGAGCAGGCCGCGGAGTACCTGGAGCGGCTGGCGAAGCAGACCTCCGCGGACGAGGTGATCCTGGCTCCGGCCTCGCCGCAGCGGGCCCAGCGGATCCGGTCGGTGGAGCTGATGCCGGCGCCGAGCCGGCAGGCCGCGAAGGCTTCGTAG
- a CDS encoding glycoside hydrolase family 3 N-terminal domain-containing protein — translation MPGGLTLQQEAGQRIIYSYQGLTPPQHLLTLIRQGDVGGVIFFGGNISSESQIAGVITELRQAQAASPVHLPLLLMTDQEGGIVKRLPGQPYISAKQIGESSNPVGAATTAGTEAAQNMSGVGMNLNLAPVLDVSRSPGDFIDAAQRSFGENPNSVSQLASAFLTAQQNTGVAATAKHFPGLGSAPNGANTDERPVTLTVSLDNLRNIDELPYAAAVQNGVKLVMLSWAVYTNLDANHPAGMSSTIVQQELRGRVGFKGVTITDALEAGALQAYGSAGNRALSAAEAGMDLLLCSSGDPAQGDAAAAAIVNGVNSGALSRSGFDAAVARVDALRGGLK, via the coding sequence GTGCCGGGCGGCCTGACGCTCCAGCAGGAGGCCGGGCAGCGGATCATCTACTCCTACCAGGGCCTGACGCCGCCGCAGCACCTGCTGACGCTGATCCGGCAGGGCGATGTCGGCGGCGTCATCTTCTTCGGCGGCAACATCTCCAGCGAGTCGCAGATCGCCGGCGTCATCACCGAGCTGCGCCAGGCGCAGGCGGCCAGCCCCGTGCACCTGCCGCTGCTGCTGATGACGGACCAGGAGGGCGGCATCGTCAAGCGGCTGCCGGGGCAGCCGTACATCTCGGCCAAGCAGATCGGCGAGAGCTCGAACCCGGTCGGCGCCGCGACCACCGCCGGCACCGAGGCGGCGCAGAACATGTCGGGCGTCGGGATGAACCTGAACCTGGCGCCGGTACTGGACGTCTCGCGCAGCCCCGGTGACTTCATCGACGCCGCGCAGCGCTCCTTCGGCGAGAACCCGAACTCGGTGTCCCAGCTGGCCTCGGCGTTCCTGACCGCACAGCAGAACACCGGCGTCGCGGCCACCGCCAAGCACTTCCCGGGCCTGGGCTCGGCGCCGAACGGCGCGAACACCGACGAGCGCCCGGTGACGCTGACGGTGTCGCTGGACAACCTGCGCAACATCGACGAGCTGCCGTACGCGGCGGCGGTGCAGAACGGCGTGAAGCTGGTGATGCTGTCCTGGGCCGTGTACACGAACCTGGACGCGAACCACCCGGCCGGCATGTCCTCGACGATCGTGCAGCAGGAGCTGCGCGGCCGCGTCGGGTTCAAGGGCGTGACGATCACCGACGCACTGGAGGCCGGCGCGCTGCAGGCCTACGGGAGCGCCGGCAACCGCGCGCTGTCGGCGGCCGAGGCGGGCATGGACCTGCTGCTGTGCTCCTCGGGCGACCCGGCGCAGGGCGACGCGGCGGCCGCGGCGATCGTGAACGGGGTGAACAGCGGGGCGCTGAGCCGGTCCGGCTTCGACGCGGCGGTGGCTCGTGTTGATGCGCTGCGGGGCGGGTTGAAGTAG
- a CDS encoding DUF1905 domain-containing protein produces MMVTFDAELWLWEARADSWTFVTVPADVSEDIRELAAAPRRGFGSVRVQAAIGGSTWRTSIFPDAAHGCYVMPVKAKVRKAEGLDVGGTASVSIELVDF; encoded by the coding sequence GTGATGGTCACCTTCGACGCCGAGCTGTGGCTCTGGGAAGCGCGGGCGGACAGCTGGACGTTCGTCACCGTGCCGGCGGATGTCAGCGAGGACATCCGCGAGCTGGCCGCCGCACCCCGGCGGGGGTTCGGATCGGTACGGGTGCAGGCGGCCATCGGCGGCAGCACGTGGCGGACGTCGATCTTTCCCGACGCCGCGCACGGCTGCTACGTCATGCCGGTCAAGGCGAAGGTACGGAAGGCCGAGGGGCTCGACGTCGGGGGCACCGCCTCGGTGAGCATCGAGCTCGTGGATTTCTGA
- a CDS encoding sigma-70 family RNA polymerase sigma factor, whose translation MTADLPVLLARARSGDGAAFDELVAPYRRELLVHCYRMLGSFQDAEDALQESLLSAWQALAGFEGRSSVRTWLYRIATNRCLNARRSTSRRRAKEWDVPGVEPPAPTRLGEVFWLEPFPDALLEGVLDAAPPGPEARYEQNEAISLAFVTALQVLPPRQVAVLLLRDVLGYHGAEVAEMLDTTAESVASALKRARGSLERRRPVLAAGSTEESSLAARFATAYEAADIEALVTLLTDDVFTSMPPMPFEYQGREATVAFIASIFSSGRRHRLVPTRANGQPAFGTYIRGAEDVLHGVGLFVIEARADGISAMTRFEKGALPWFGLPRSIPAE comes from the coding sequence ATGACTGCCGATCTGCCGGTGCTGCTGGCGCGGGCCAGGTCCGGGGACGGCGCGGCGTTCGACGAGCTGGTCGCCCCGTACCGCCGGGAGCTGCTGGTGCACTGCTACCGCATGCTGGGCTCGTTCCAGGACGCCGAGGACGCGCTGCAGGAGAGCCTGCTCAGTGCGTGGCAGGCGCTGGCCGGATTCGAGGGACGTTCCTCGGTGCGGACCTGGCTCTATCGCATCGCCACCAACCGCTGCCTCAACGCGCGCCGCTCGACCAGCCGTCGCCGCGCCAAGGAGTGGGACGTCCCGGGTGTGGAGCCGCCGGCGCCGACCCGGCTCGGCGAGGTGTTCTGGCTGGAGCCGTTCCCCGACGCGCTGCTCGAAGGCGTGCTCGACGCCGCCCCGCCGGGGCCCGAGGCGCGCTACGAGCAGAACGAGGCCATCTCCCTGGCCTTCGTCACGGCGCTCCAGGTGCTGCCGCCGCGCCAGGTGGCGGTGCTCCTGCTGCGCGACGTGCTCGGTTATCACGGTGCCGAGGTCGCGGAGATGCTGGACACGACGGCCGAGTCGGTCGCCAGTGCGTTGAAGCGGGCCCGCGGGAGCCTGGAGCGGCGTCGTCCGGTGCTCGCCGCCGGCTCGACCGAGGAAAGTTCCTTGGCCGCCAGGTTCGCCACCGCCTACGAGGCCGCCGACATCGAAGCCCTCGTCACGCTGCTCACCGACGACGTCTTCACCTCGATGCCCCCGATGCCCTTCGAGTACCAGGGACGCGAGGCCACCGTCGCCTTCATCGCGAGCATCTTCAGCTCCGGCCGCCGCCACCGCCTCGTGCCGACGCGTGCCAACGGCCAGCCCGCGTTCGGCACGTACATTCGCGGCGCCGAGGACGTCCTGCACGGCGTGGGCCTGTTCGTGATCGAAGCCCGCGCCGACGGCATCAGTGCCATGACGCGCTTCGAGAAGGGCGCGCTGCCCTGGTTCGGTCTGCCGCGCTCGATCCCGGCGGAGTGA
- a CDS encoding dihydrofolate reductase family protein, whose product MGKIIISTNSSFDGVVQDPDGTDGFPRGGWFDQVIADDRPEWAQYFVKEALGASALLMGRTSDAWFASRWLDRTGDWADKLNAMPKYIVSSTLEHTAWSNGTIIGSDLATEVAKLKHEIDGEILVYGSFQLGHALIEQDLVDEIRVMLLPVLAGDGVRLFGTTAGIRPLRLTHTATVGSGIVSLTYEVVREG is encoded by the coding sequence ATGGGAAAGATCATCATCAGCACCAACAGCTCATTCGACGGCGTCGTCCAGGACCCGGACGGCACGGACGGCTTCCCCCGCGGCGGCTGGTTCGACCAGGTCATCGCTGACGACAGGCCGGAGTGGGCGCAGTACTTCGTCAAGGAAGCCCTCGGCGCCTCGGCGTTGCTGATGGGACGCACGAGCGACGCGTGGTTCGCCTCCCGCTGGCTCGACCGCACCGGCGACTGGGCGGACAAGCTGAACGCGATGCCGAAGTACATCGTCTCCAGCACCCTGGAGCACACCGCCTGGTCCAACGGAACGATCATCGGCAGCGACCTGGCCACCGAGGTCGCCAAGCTCAAGCACGAGATCGACGGCGAGATCCTGGTCTACGGCAGCTTCCAACTCGGCCACGCCCTGATCGAACAGGACCTCGTCGACGAAATCCGCGTCATGCTGCTGCCGGTCCTGGCCGGCGACGGCGTACGCCTCTTCGGCACCACCGCCGGAATCAGGCCCCTGCGACTCACGCACACCGCAAC